In the Spirochaetota bacterium genome, CGGCCGGGTTCGTCGACGCCCTGACCGGCGAGGGCATATACTATGCCCTCAAGAGCGGCGAGCATGCCGCCCGGGCGATAATCCACGGCCTTTCCGGCAAGGACCGGCTGGACGGCGCCTGCAGGATGTATGATGATCTCTGGCGGAAGGAATTCCGGCGGGACATCATCTTCGGCAATATCTTCCAGAGGGTCATGACGAAAAAGACGATGATAAACTTTATCGTAAACCGGGCCAGCAGGAACCAGGACAAGGCCGATATCCTCAGCGGCGTGATCCAGCACGCCCTTCCCAAGAGCCGGCTGTTCCGCATCCTCTGATCATTCAAAATCTAAAAATTAATAATGACAAGCAAGTAGGCTGGTTCTATTGTTGTTTCTCACCATCGAACAAAGCAATAAACGGGTGGAATTCGACTAAATCGTGTAATTTGATATGGAACGTTTCTTTCATCCCCGGTCAATTGTCCTCTTCGGCGCGAGCTCCAACCCGAGCAAAGGCGGCAACCAGGTGTTGCAGAACTTCAAGCAATACATGGAAAAGCAACAATACGGGGACCTGTTCATCGTCCATCCCCGCGAGGAGACCGTTGACGGAGTCCCCTGTTACCGGAGCCTTGACAAGGTGCCTCCCAATGCCAACGGTACCGGGCGGATAGACCTCGCGGTCATTGTCCTGCCCGTGCAGGAGGTGATGCCGGCGGTCCGCGCCTGCGTCGCCCGCGATATCCGCGGCATTTTGATAGAATCGGGAAATCTCTCCAATGACGAAAAGGAGGCGGCGGCTTTCGCGAAGGAAATGCTGTCGCTGATCCGGGGTAAAGACATCCGCGTCGTGGGGCCCAACTCGATCGGCTTCAACGTCCCGGATCTGCGCTACTGCACGCCCATCAAGCACTACAGCGAGTTCCTGGAAACGCGGGAGCGCAACGTGTCCATCGTCGGCCAGTCGGGGCTTTTCGTCACCGGCTTCGTGGAGTGGTTTTTCGACACCACCGGCCATGGTCAGCCCTTCGGGGTGTCGAACATCGCCGCTATCGGCAACAAGCTGGACGTGAACGAGTGCGACCTCCTCGAGTATTACCTACATGATTCGAGGACACACGCCATCGGGATGTACCTGGAGGACATCCGCGACGGCAGCCGCTTCATATCCCTTTTAAAAGAGAACCGCGAGCGGCACCGCAAGCCCGTGGTGCTGCTGAAGGCGGGAAAGAGCGAGAAGGGGAAGCAGGCGGTGTCATCCCACACCGGGTCCCTGGCGGGAAGCTACACCGCGGTGGAGGCCGTGGCCAGGCAGTTCGGCATGATCCTGGTGGAAACCTACGACGAGCTCTTTGAGATGCTTTCCATCGTCTGCCAGTATCCTGTGATGCAATCGAACAGGGTAGGCGTGATATCCGTATCAGGTTCCGGGTGCGTGCTGTCGTCGGATTTCGCAGAGAAATTCGCCATGGAGCTGCCGGAGCTGGATGAGGCTACCCTTGCCAGGCTCAGGCCCCTGTTCCCGGACTGGGCGCCCATCCACAATCCCATCGACACCTGGGCGTCGGTCGAGAAGGTGGGGCCCCGGGAAAGCTTTAACAGAATCCTGGAGATATTCCTGGAATCCGGCCTGTACGATTCCATCGTCCTGATGACCATCAGCTCCCCCTTCACGAACTTAGACTGGCAATACCTGAGCGAGATGCAGCGGCGTTATCGGGATATTCCGCTGGTGGTTCACTTTTTTGGCGGGCAGTCCATCATCGAGCACACGGCCCTGGCCAAGGAGTACCGGATACCGGTCATAGGGAGCTTTGACCGCATTTTCAAGCTTCTCGATCTGGCCTGGGATTTTTCCAGGAGGATT is a window encoding:
- a CDS encoding CoA-binding protein, whose translation is MERFFHPRSIVLFGASSNPSKGGNQVLQNFKQYMEKQQYGDLFIVHPREETVDGVPCYRSLDKVPPNANGTGRIDLAVIVLPVQEVMPAVRACVARDIRGILIESGNLSNDEKEAAAFAKEMLSLIRGKDIRVVGPNSIGFNVPDLRYCTPIKHYSEFLETRERNVSIVGQSGLFVTGFVEWFFDTTGHGQPFGVSNIAAIGNKLDVNECDLLEYYLHDSRTHAIGMYLEDIRDGSRFISLLKENRERHRKPVVLLKAGKSEKGKQAVSSHTGSLAGSYTAVEAVARQFGMILVETYDELFEMLSIVCQYPVMQSNRVGVISVSGSGCVLSSDFAEKFAMELPELDEATLARLRPLFPDWAPIHNPIDTWASVEKVGPRESFNRILEIFLESGLYDSIVLMTISSPFTNLDWQYLSEMQRRYRDIPLVVHFFGGQSIIEHTALAKEYRIPVIGSFDRIFKLLDLAWDFSRRISRRAAAGTAP